Proteins from a single region of Chryseobacterium sp. T16E-39:
- a CDS encoding T9SS type A sorting domain-containing protein, with translation MKKFYLGALSLCSVLSVSAQEVIWQKDIKSSTQDFLSQVTTTFDQQYLVSGSSIQSKKLSTENKQNNGYDFHLIKFNQQGEEVWEKYFSGNNHDFLSATVNTQEGGFLLAGSSYSGKAQDKKEESKGGSDIWLIRINEFGDEMWQKTIGGISDEEARSVIQTTDLGFFVAGNVQNSIKSYGSKDVLIVRLDKNGKELSQIILGGKGLDEVEKIIPTKDGGALLGAYSRSNAGGTKKTENFGEGDYWIIKLSKEGKVEWEKNFGGKGDDHLKTLSLTSTGYLIGGESGSERSGNKTVGIEEGTDLWLLSLNERGEEIWQKSFNFKNRDVLMGMSVLHSSDEKSSKGILLGGYTQAQGRIEKDDESFWMLYLDYNGNEQWRKYIKGESRKKEERLSDLKVNRDGSIILAGTSAEELGEENWKIVKLGDKQVDQLIERYDIKIYPNPVSDYAYVEIGFDFKEADITMYDMAGRQLQQIKTKNRVTKINTQPLIQGAYLITIKTDTNKTANAKIIKQ, from the coding sequence ATGAAGAAATTCTACCTAGGGGCATTATCATTATGCTCCGTCTTGAGCGTATCTGCTCAAGAAGTGATCTGGCAGAAAGATATTAAATCCTCGACACAGGATTTTCTTTCACAAGTCACTACAACTTTCGACCAGCAGTATCTGGTCTCAGGAAGCTCGATTCAATCGAAGAAACTTTCTACAGAAAACAAACAAAATAATGGCTACGATTTTCATTTGATTAAATTTAACCAGCAGGGAGAAGAGGTCTGGGAAAAGTATTTTTCAGGAAATAACCATGATTTTCTATCTGCAACAGTCAATACCCAAGAAGGAGGATTTCTTTTAGCAGGTTCTTCTTACAGTGGGAAGGCACAGGATAAAAAAGAAGAATCTAAAGGCGGATCTGATATCTGGCTCATAAGAATCAATGAATTTGGTGATGAAATGTGGCAGAAAACTATTGGTGGAATTTCTGATGAAGAAGCAAGATCTGTTATTCAAACTACAGATTTAGGATTTTTTGTTGCTGGAAATGTTCAAAACTCGATAAAAAGTTACGGATCTAAAGATGTTCTGATTGTAAGACTGGATAAAAATGGTAAAGAATTATCACAAATCATTTTAGGTGGAAAAGGACTTGATGAAGTTGAGAAAATAATTCCTACAAAAGATGGAGGAGCTTTATTGGGAGCCTATTCAAGAAGCAATGCAGGAGGGACAAAGAAAACTGAAAACTTTGGAGAAGGAGATTACTGGATCATTAAACTTTCAAAAGAGGGAAAAGTAGAATGGGAAAAGAATTTCGGAGGAAAGGGAGATGATCATCTAAAAACACTTTCCTTAACATCAACAGGATATTTAATTGGCGGGGAATCAGGATCAGAAAGGTCAGGAAATAAAACTGTCGGAATCGAAGAAGGAACAGATTTGTGGCTTCTTTCTTTAAATGAAAGAGGTGAAGAAATCTGGCAGAAATCATTCAATTTTAAAAACAGAGATGTTTTAATGGGAATGAGCGTTTTGCATTCTTCAGATGAAAAGTCTTCAAAAGGAATTTTACTCGGAGGTTATACTCAGGCTCAAGGAAGAATTGAAAAGGATGATGAGTCGTTCTGGATGCTGTACTTGGATTATAATGGTAATGAACAGTGGAGAAAGTATATAAAAGGAGAATCCAGAAAGAAGGAAGAAAGGCTTTCCGATTTAAAGGTCAACAGAGATGGTTCCATTATTCTGGCAGGAACGAGCGCAGAGGAATTAGGTGAAGAGAATTGGAAGATTGTAAAGCTGGGAGACAAGCAGGTTGATCAGTTAATCGAGAGGTATGATATCAAGATCTATCCAAACCCAGTTTCCGATTATGCCTATGTAGAAATTGGCTTTGATTTCAAGGAAGCGGATATTACGATGTATGATATGGCGGGAAGACAGCTTCAACAAATCAAAACTAAGAACAGGGTCACCAAGATCAATACACAGCCTTTGATACAGGGAG